One genomic window of Monodelphis domestica isolate mMonDom1 chromosome 1, mMonDom1.pri, whole genome shotgun sequence includes the following:
- the PHYHIP gene encoding phytanoyl-CoA hydroxylase-interacting protein isoform X1, whose amino-acid sequence MPPPLPRGPLVKVRTGLRLWGTILLSHLVTSPAAVNSANGDTAGAEPEESMEMLLSTPHSIEINNITCDSFRISWAMEGSDLERVTHYFIDLNKKENKNSNKFKHRDVPTKLVAKAVPLPMTVRGHWFLSPRTEYSVAVQTAVKQSDGEYLVSGWSETVEFCTGDYAKEHLAQLQEKAEQIAGRMLRFSVFYRNQHKEYFQHARTHCGNMLQPYLKDNSGSHGSPTSGMLHGVFFSCNTEFNTGQPPQDSPYGRWRFQIPAQRLFNPSTNLYFADFYCMYTAYHYAILVLAPKGSQGDRFCRDRLPLLDIACNKFLTCSVEDGELVFRHAQDLILELIYTEPVDLSLGTLGEISGHQLMSLSTADAKKDPSCKTCNISVGR is encoded by the exons atgccccctccccttcccagggGGCCTTTGGTAAAAGTGAGAACTGGACTCAGGCTCTGGGGCACAATACTGCTCAGTCACCTCGTGACCAGCCCTGCTGCAGTGAACAGTGCCAATGGGGACACAGCAG GAGCTGAGCCAGAGGAGAGCATGGAGATGCTGCTGTCTACCCCACACAGCATTGAGATCAATAACATCACCTGTGACTCCTTTCGCATCTCCTGGGCCATGGAGGGCAGTGACCTAGAGAGAGTCACTCATTACTTCATTGACCTCAACAAGAAGGAGAATAAGAACTCCAACAAATTCAAGCATAGG GATGTCCCCACAAAACTGGTGGCAAAAGCAGTGCCCCTGCCCATGACGGTGAGGGGTCACTGGTTCCTGAGCCCCCGCACAGAATACAGTGTGGCCGTGCAGACTGCCGTGAAGCAAAGTGATGGAGAATACCTGGTGTCTGGATGGAGTGAGACGGTTGAGTTCTGCACAGGAG ATTATGCCAAAGAGCATTTGGCACAGCTTCAAGAGAAGGCAGAACAGATCGCTGGGCGTATGCTCCGATTCTCTGTCTTCTACCGGAACCAACACAAGGAGTACTTCCAGCATGCCAG GACTCACTGTGGGAACATGCTTCAGCCTTACCTGAAGGACAACAGCGGCAGCCATGGCTCTCCTACCAGTGGTATGCTCCACGGTGTCTTCTTCAGCTGTAACACTGAGTTCAACACCGGCCAGCCCCCTCAGGACTCCCCCTATGGCCGATGGCGCTTCCAGATTCCAGCCCAGCGCCTCTTTAACCCCAGCACCAACCTCTACTTTGCAGACTTTTATTGTATGTACACAGCCTACCACTATGCCATTCTGGTACTGGCCCCCAAAGGCTCCCAGGGTGACCGCTTCTGCCGGGACCGTCTTCCCCTTCTGGACATTGCCTGCAACAAGTTCCTGACCTGCAGTGTGGAAGACGGAGAGCTGGTCTTCCGTCATGCCCAGGATCTCATTCTGGAGCTCATCTACACGGAACCAGTCGACCTGTCGCTTGGCACTCTGGGTGAAATCAGTGGGCACCAGCTGATGAGCCTTTCAACTGCTGATGCCAAGAAAGACCCCAGCTGCAAGACCTGCAATATCAGTGTGGGGCGCTAG
- the PHYHIP gene encoding phytanoyl-CoA hydroxylase-interacting protein isoform X2, whose product MEMLLSTPHSIEINNITCDSFRISWAMEGSDLERVTHYFIDLNKKENKNSNKFKHRDVPTKLVAKAVPLPMTVRGHWFLSPRTEYSVAVQTAVKQSDGEYLVSGWSETVEFCTGDYAKEHLAQLQEKAEQIAGRMLRFSVFYRNQHKEYFQHARTHCGNMLQPYLKDNSGSHGSPTSGMLHGVFFSCNTEFNTGQPPQDSPYGRWRFQIPAQRLFNPSTNLYFADFYCMYTAYHYAILVLAPKGSQGDRFCRDRLPLLDIACNKFLTCSVEDGELVFRHAQDLILELIYTEPVDLSLGTLGEISGHQLMSLSTADAKKDPSCKTCNISVGR is encoded by the exons ATGGAGATGCTGCTGTCTACCCCACACAGCATTGAGATCAATAACATCACCTGTGACTCCTTTCGCATCTCCTGGGCCATGGAGGGCAGTGACCTAGAGAGAGTCACTCATTACTTCATTGACCTCAACAAGAAGGAGAATAAGAACTCCAACAAATTCAAGCATAGG GATGTCCCCACAAAACTGGTGGCAAAAGCAGTGCCCCTGCCCATGACGGTGAGGGGTCACTGGTTCCTGAGCCCCCGCACAGAATACAGTGTGGCCGTGCAGACTGCCGTGAAGCAAAGTGATGGAGAATACCTGGTGTCTGGATGGAGTGAGACGGTTGAGTTCTGCACAGGAG ATTATGCCAAAGAGCATTTGGCACAGCTTCAAGAGAAGGCAGAACAGATCGCTGGGCGTATGCTCCGATTCTCTGTCTTCTACCGGAACCAACACAAGGAGTACTTCCAGCATGCCAG GACTCACTGTGGGAACATGCTTCAGCCTTACCTGAAGGACAACAGCGGCAGCCATGGCTCTCCTACCAGTGGTATGCTCCACGGTGTCTTCTTCAGCTGTAACACTGAGTTCAACACCGGCCAGCCCCCTCAGGACTCCCCCTATGGCCGATGGCGCTTCCAGATTCCAGCCCAGCGCCTCTTTAACCCCAGCACCAACCTCTACTTTGCAGACTTTTATTGTATGTACACAGCCTACCACTATGCCATTCTGGTACTGGCCCCCAAAGGCTCCCAGGGTGACCGCTTCTGCCGGGACCGTCTTCCCCTTCTGGACATTGCCTGCAACAAGTTCCTGACCTGCAGTGTGGAAGACGGAGAGCTGGTCTTCCGTCATGCCCAGGATCTCATTCTGGAGCTCATCTACACGGAACCAGTCGACCTGTCGCTTGGCACTCTGGGTGAAATCAGTGGGCACCAGCTGATGAGCCTTTCAACTGCTGATGCCAAGAAAGACCCCAGCTGCAAGACCTGCAATATCAGTGTGGGGCGCTAG